The following proteins come from a genomic window of Gossypium raimondii isolate GPD5lz chromosome 5, ASM2569854v1, whole genome shotgun sequence:
- the LOC105766291 gene encoding mitogen-activated protein kinase 19, with protein MQQDQLKKDLKDDFFTEYGDANQYKIIEVIGRGSYGVVCAALDTHTGKKVAIKKIRDVFEYTSDALRILREVKLLRLLRHPDIVEIKHIMLPPSKREFKDIFVVFELMESDLHEVIKANDDLTREHHQFFLYQMLRAMKYMHTANVYHRDLKPKNILANANCKLKVCDFGLARVAFSDTPTTVFWTDYVATRWYRAPELCGFFFSKYTPAIDIWSIGCIFAEVLIGKPLFPGKSVVHQLDLITDLLGTPSPETISGVRNDKARKHLTEMRIKQPVPFSQKFPNADPLAVRLLQRLLAFDPKDRPTAEEALADPYFKGLAKIEREPSCQPISRLEFEFERRRLVKEDVRELIYREILEYHPQLLKDYINGNEGTNFLYPSAIGQFRKQFAHLEENSGRSVPVFPPERKHKSLPRNTVHSNTIPLNRQSTSVLCENQNVTEEASKKVTDAISGNRKLARPPPKVPAAKPRRVVESVIPHENPKNTKDDYDAKVFHQTTALPPQPLSSTNTINQEKSRIQSDMNQQAKLQPQFSMAASQAPAMAVGMKSNPYQQPQAKAEQLNDRLGIDAKILQAQTQFGAVGAAAVAVVAHRTVGTVQYGLS; from the exons ATGCAGCAGGATCAGTTGAAGAAG GACCTAAAAGATGACTTTTTCACTGAATATGGTGATGCAAACCAGTACAAAATTATTGAAGTCATTGGGAGGGGAAGCTATGGAGTTGTTTGTGCGGCACTTGACACTCATACTGGTAAGAAAGTCGCAATAAAGAAAATACGAGATGTATTTGAGTACACATCCGATGCTTTAAGGATTTTACGTGAAGTCAAGCTGCTTAGACTTCTTAGACATCCTGATATAGTTGAAATTAAGCATATAATGTTGCCACCGTCAAAGAGGGAGTTCAAagatatatttgttgtttttgagCTCATGGAGTCTGATCTTCACGAAGTCATCAAAGCTAATGATGACTTAACCCGTGAACACCACCAGTTTTTCCTTTACCAAATGCTTCGTGCAATGAAATATATGCATACAG CTAATGTTTACCATCGTGACCTTAAACCAAAGAATATACTGGCAAATGCCAATTGTAAGCTTAAAGTTTGCGACTTCGGGCTAGCAAGAGTTGCATTTAGTGACACCCCAACCACTGTCTTTTGGACG GACTATGTTGCTACGCGATGGTACAGGGCTCCAGAGCTGTgtggatttttcttttccaag TATACACCGGCAATTGATATTTGGAGCATTGGCTGCATCTTTGCCGAGGTATTGATAGGGAAGCCTCTATTTCCTGGAAAAAGTGTCGTTCATCAATTGGATTTGATCACTGATCTTTTGGGGACGCCTTCACCTGAAACTATTTCTGGA GTCCGAAATGATAAAGCACGAAAACACTTGACAGAAATGCGGATAAAACAACCTGTGCCTTTCTCACAGAAGTTCCCAAATGCAGACCCGTTAGCAGTGCGGCTATTGCAGAGGCTGTTAGCGTTTGATCCAAAAGACCGACCAACCGCTGAGGAG GCATTAGCTGATCCTTACTTCAAAGGCTTGGCTAAAATCGAGAGGGAACCTTCTTGTCAGCCAATCTCGAGATTAGAGTTCGAGTTTGAGAGGCGAAGGTTGGTAAAGGAGGATGTTAGGGAATTAATTTACAGAGAGATACTAGAATATCATCCTCAGCTGCTCAAAGACTATATAAACGGAAATGAAGGAACTAATTTTCTTTATCCGAG TGCCATTGGTCAATTCAGAAAGCAGTTTGCACATCTTGAAGAAAACAGTGGTAGAAGTGTGCCGGTTTTCCCTCCGGAGAGGAAGCACAAGTCCCTACCGAG GAATACAGTTCATTCCAATACAATACCTCTGAATAGGCAGTCAACTTCGGTTTTGTGTGAGAATCAAAACGTTACTGAAGAGGCTTCCAAAAAAGTAACTGATGCAATTTCTGGTAATCGAAAGTTAGCACGCCCTCCACCTAAGGTGCCAGCAG CAAAACCCAGGAGAGTTGTTGAATCTGTCATACCACATGAGAATCCAAAGAATACTAAAGATGATTACGATGCTAAGGTCTTTCACCAAACCACAGCCCTTCCTCCGCAGCCCCTTTCCAGCACCAACACCATAAATCAAGAGAAATCCAGAATACAGAGTGATATGAATCAACAAGCCAAACTGCAACCTCAGTTCAGCATGGCCGCAAGCCAAGCCCCAGCAATGGCTGTCGGCATGAAGAGCAACCCGTATCAACAACCGCAAGCAAAGGCAGAGCAATTAAATGATAGATTGGGCATTGATGCAAAAATTCTGCAGGCACAAACCCAGTTTGGTGCAGTCGGTGCTGCTGCTGTGGCTGTAGTTGCCCATAGGACTGTAGGTACAGTTCAGTATGGGTTGTCTTAA
- the LOC105766295 gene encoding histone H3-lysine(4) N-trimethyltransferase ATX1: MDSRFQVLPPLKRFRLLQQQREEDEEFNGSKTNSFPLPAKKRKESRDVPLPETTSYCLPAKKRIWAFQPDFLSGKPLLPFDLNVEYEKQVEMEENKSNPICKTPQKCISDTRNEIFEKSNKTPFENRPPKCIKTRQEGNKENQIPKKNPLVKSPKSHQKCVNISPTKANKEVEMEEEEEDGILCDICKSTDGDPKDPIVFCDGCDLMVHSTCYGNPLIKEIPEGDWFCSLCLEKPNNDKPFACCLCPTKVGAMKPTTIDGKWAHLVCALLVPEVFFEDPEGRERIDCSKVPEKRWKGRCYVCKTRKGCVIECSEPKCGLEFHVTCGLNEDLCIEYKEGKKGAVVAGFCKSHTELWKKQQQTGKFKIVARDEHK, encoded by the exons ATGGATAGCAGATTTCAAGTATTGCCTCCACTCAAAAGATTTCGGCTTTTGCAACAACAACGCGAAGAAGATGAAGAGTTCAATGGCTCTAAAACAAACTCTTTTCCTCTCCCGGCGAAGAAAAGGAAGGAGTCCAGGGATGTCCCTCTGCCCGAAACTACTTCATATTGCTTGCCTGCCAAGAAGAGAATATGGGCTTTCCAACCTGATTTCCTTTCCGGTAAGCCTCTTTTGCCTTttgatttgaatgttgagtACGAGAAGCAAGTAGAAATGGAGGAAAACAAGAGCaacccaatttgtaaaactccCCAAAAATGCATTTCTGATACTCGAAATGAGATTTTCGAGAAAAGCAATAAAACCCCATTTGAAAATCGTCCCCCAAAATGCATCAAAACTAGGCAAGAAGggaataaagaaaatcaaatcccAAAGAAAAACCCACTTGTTAAAAGCCCCAAAAGTCACCAAAAGTGCGTCAACATTAGCCCTACAAAAGCTAACAAAGAAGTAGAAATggaagaggaggaagaagatGGGATTTTATGTGATATTTGTAAAAGCACAGATGGGGATCCAAAAGATCCCATTGTGTTTTGTGATGGATGTGATTTAATGGTACATTCCACATGTTATGGGAACCcattaataaaagaaatccCAGAAGGTGATTGGTTTTGCAGCCTTTGCTTAGAGAAACCAAACAATGATAAACCCTTTGCTTGTTGCTTATGTCCAACCAAAGTAGGTGCAATGAAACCCACAACTATTGATGGTAAATGGGCTCATTTGGTTTGTGCACTTTTGGTGCCTGAAGTGTTCTTTGAGGATCCTGAAGGAAGGGAAAGGATTGATTGTTCAAAGGTACCTGAGAAGAGATGGAAAGGGAGATGTTATGTTTGTAAGACTAGGAAAGGGTGTGTCATTGAATGTTCTGAACCTAAATGTGGATTGGAGTTTCATGTCACTTGTGGATTGAACGAAGATCTTTGCATTGAAtataaagaaggaaagaaaggtgCTGTTGTTGCTGGGTTTTGTAAATCCCACACTGAGTTGTGGAAAAAG CAACAACAGACAGGGAAGTTCAAGATTGTAGCTAGAGACGAGCACAAGTAA
- the LOC105766294 gene encoding SART-1 family protein DOT2, whose amino-acid sequence MEKDRYDREDDASRERWVGGAYSDELEQTDKHRSKDKKKSSREEEKDHRSRDRERDRSKRSSDEVLKEREKDSLEKDRVSTRERRKDDRDEHGKDRAKDTKVREKEKDYDRDKHREKEHEREREKDRKDRGKEKDRERDRESEKERGKDKSRDRDREKEKERDKAKEREKERDKLKDREKEREGEKGKDRSKQKNREADLEKERSRDRDNVGKNHEEDYEGSKDGELALDYEDRRDKDEAELNAGSNASLVQASSSELEERIVRMKEDRLKKKSEGLSEVSAWVSRSRKLEDKRNAEKEKALQLSKIFEEQDNFVQGEDEDEEADNRPTHDLGGVKVLHGLDKVMDGGAVVLTLKDQSILADGDLNEDVDMLENIEIGEQKQRDEAYKAAKKKTGVYDDKFNEDPGSEKKILPQYDDPVADEGVTLDERGRFTGEAEKKLEELRKRLLGVPTNNRVEDLNNVGKISSDYYTQEEMLRFKKPKKKKALRKKEKLDIDALEAEAVSAGLGAGDLGSRKDSRRQAIKEEEARSEAEKRKNAYQAAFAKADEASKSLRLEQTHTVKPEEDENQVFADDEEDLYKSLEKARRLALKKQEEKSGPQAIALLATTSASNQTTDDHTSTGEAQENKVVITEMEEFVWGLQLDEEAHKPDSEDVFMDEDEVPGASEQDRKNGENEVGGWTEVIDTSADEKPANEDNDEVVPDETIHEIAVGKGLSGALKLLKDRGTLKETIEWGGRNMDKKKSKLVGIVDDDHQTDNRFKDIRIERTDEFGRIVTPKEAFRMLSHKFHGKGPGKMKQEKRMKQYQEELKLKQMKNSDTPSLSVERMREAQAQLKTPYLVLSGHVKPGQTSDPASGFATVEKDFPGGLTPMLGDRKVEHFLGIKRKAEAGNSGTPKKPKT is encoded by the exons ATGGAGAAGGATAGATATGATAGGGAAGACGATGCTTCTAGAGAACGCTGGGTTGGAGGAGCCTATAGTGATGAATTAGAGCAAACCGACAAGCATCGGAGTAAGGACAAGAAGAAGAGCAGtcgagaagaagaaaaggatcaTCGAAGTAGGGATAGAGAAAGGGACCGTTCTAAGAGAAGCAGTGATGAGGTCTTGAAAGAAAGGGAGAAAGATTCCTTGGAAAAGGATAGAGTGTCAACCAGGGAGAGGAGGAAGGATGACAGAGATGAGCATGGGAAAGACAGAGCTAAAGATACTAAGGTGAGGGAAAAAGAGAAAGATTATGACAGGGATAAGCATAGAGAAAAAGAACATGAGCGTGAGAGAGAAAAGGACCGAAAGGATCGAGgaaaggaaaaggacagggaGAGGGATAGGGAGTCTGAGAAGGAAAGGGGAAAGGACAAAAGTAGAGATAGGGAcagagaaaaggaaaaggaaagagaCAAGGCGAAGGAAAGGGAAAAGGAGAGAGACAAACTTAAGGATCGAGAGAAGGAGAGGGAAGGAGAGAAGGGAAAAGATAGAAGTAAACAGAAAAATAGAGAGGCGGACCTAGAGAAGGAGAGATCAAGAGATAGGGACAATGTTGGCAAAAATCATGAGGAAGATTATGAAGGAAGCAAAGATGGAGAGCTTGCATTAGACTATGAAGATCGTAGAGATAAGGATGAAGCTGAACTGAATGCTGGAAGCAATGCTAGTTTAGTGCAGGCATCTTCATCAGAGCTCGAGGAGCGCATAGTGAG AATGAAAGAGGacagattgaaaaagaaatctgAAGGTCTCTCAGAGGTTTCAGCATGGGTTAGTAGAAGTCGTAAGCTTGAGGACAAAAGGAATGCTGAAAAGGAGAAAGCTTTGCAGCTATCAAAGATTTTTGAAGAGCAG GATAATTTCGTTCAAGGAGAAGATGAAGATGAGGAAGCTGATAATCGCCCTACTC ATGATCTAGGAGGGGTTAAAGTTCTTCATGGCCTTGACAAAGTGATGGATGGTGGAGCTGTCGTTTTAACACTCAAAGATCAGAGCATACTTGCTGATGGTGACCTTAATGAAG ATGTTGATATgcttgaaaatattgaaatcgGAGAGCAGAAGCAGCGGGATGAGGCTTACAAGGCTGCAAAGAAGAAAACCGGGGTTTATGATGATAA GTTCAATGAAGATCCTGGTTCTGAGAAAAAAATACTGCCACAATATGATGATCCAGTTGCGGATGAG gGTGTAACTCTGGATGAAAGGGGCCGCTTTACTGGTGAAGCTGAAAAGAAATTAGAAGAg CTGCGTAAAAGGTTACTAGGTGTTCCCACTAATAACCGTGTTGAAGATCTGAATAATGTTGGGAAGATTTCATCGGATTATTACACCCAAGAGGAAATGCTTcgatttaaaaagcccaaaaaGAAGAAAGCTTTGCGGAAGAAAGAGAAGTTGGATATAGATGCCCTTGAAGCAGAAGCCGTCTCTGCCGGCCTGGGTGCTGGAGACCTTGGTTCTAGGAAGGACTCTAGAAGACAAGCAATTAAAGAAGAGGAGGCCAGATCCGAGgctgaaaagagaaaaaatgcaTACCAAGCAGCATTTGCCAAAGCAGATGAGGCATCAAAATCACTGCGGCTCGAACAAACGCATACAGTTAAACCTGAGGAAGATGAAAATCAGGTTTTTGCTGATGATGAGGAGGATCTTTATAAATCCCTTGAAAAAGCAAGGAGGTTGGCTCTTAAAAAGCAAGAAGAAAAATCAGGTCCACAAGCTATAGCGCTACTTGCTACCACATCTGCTAGCAATCAAACTACAGATGATCATACCTCAACTGGAGAGGCACAAGAAAACAAGGTTGTGATCACAGAGATGGAGGAGTTTGTATGGGGTCTTCAGCTTGATGAAG AAGCCCATAAGCCTGACAGTGAAGATGTCTTCATGGACGAGGATGAAGTGCCAGGAGCTTCTGAACAAGATagaaaaaatggagaaaacGAGGTGGGTGGATGGACAGAGGTCATTGATACTAGTGCTGATGAAAAGCCTGCTAATGAGGACAATGATGAGGTTGTTCCAGATGAAACCATTCACGAAATTGCGGTTGGCAAAGGATTATCAGGTGCGCTGAAGCTGCTTAAAGATCGAGGAACACTTAAAGAAACTATTGAATGGGGTGGCCGAAACATGGACAAGAAAAAGAGCAAACTTGTTGGCATTGTAGACGATGATCATCAAACTGATAATAGATTTAAAGATATTCGCATTGAAAGGACAGATGAATTTGGTCGAATT GTGACTCCTAAGGAAGCCTTCCGGATGCTTTCTCATAAATTTCATGGCAAGGGGCCTGGCAAAATGAAGCAAGAAAAGCGGATGAAGCAATATCAGGAAGAGTTGAAGCTGAAGCAAATGAAAAATTCAGATACACCTTCACTTTCAGTGGAGAGGATGAGGGAAGCTCAAGCTCAGCTGAAAACACCCTACCTTGTCCTTAGTGGTCACGTCAAACCAGG GCAAACTAGTGATCCTGCAAGTGGCTTTGCTACTGTTGAGAAGGATTTTCCGGGAGGCTTGACGCCTATGCTTGGTGATAGAAAG GTTGAGCATTTCTTGGGAATCAAGCGCAAGGCTGAGGCAGGGAATTCAGGCACACCAAAGAAGcctaaaacttga
- the LOC105766297 gene encoding protein FLX-like 1 isoform X1, translated as MSGRNRGPPPLPMKGPPHPGLLPPVHEPPYARGLGPMPPHPALLDELRETQFGLGPGGLPPHPAIFEERLAAQLQEIQGLLADNQRLAATHVALKQELEAAQHELHRMARYADSLRMEKDVQMKEMYEKSVRLEVDLRGVEAMRAELVKVNADIKQLSAVRQDLTGQVQVMSQDLARFTGELQQAPVLKAEIENVKQELQRARAAIEYEKKGYAENYEHGQVMEKKLISMARELEKLRAEIANAGKRSHAAGVSGGNPAAPGYNVNYGNPEAGYTGNTYPVTYGINPGGVDGYSQYGPGAGTWSAYDMQRAQGHR; from the exons ATGTCTGGAAGAAATCGTGGGCCACCGCCTCTTCCAATGAAAGGGCCTCCTCATCCTGGATTACTGCCTCCAGTACATGAACCCCCATATGCTAGAGGGCTAGGACCAATGCCACCACACCCGGCTTTACTTGATGAATTACGAGAAACCCAATTTGGGTTGGGTCCTGGAGGCCTCCCTCCCCACCCTGCGATCTTTGAGGAACGTCTTGCAGCTCAACTGCAAGAGATTCAAGGCCTCCTAGCAGATAACCAGAGGCTGGCAGCTACTCATGTTGCATTAAAGCAGGAATTGGAGGCTGCTCAGCATGAGTTACATCGTATGGCTCGTTATGCAGATTCTTTGAGAATGGAGAAGGATGTTCAGATGAAGGAGATGTATGAGAAGTCAGTTAGACTGGAGGTTGATCTTCGTGGTGTGGAGGCTATGCGAGCTGAACTTGTTAAGGTTAATGCTGATATTAAGCAGCTTAGTGCTGTGAGGCAGGATCTTACAGGTCAGGTACAGGTCATGAGTCAAGATTTGGCTAGATTTACTGGAGAATTGCAACAGGCTCCTGTGTTGAAGGCAGAGATTGAAAATGTGAAACAGGAACTGCAACGTGCAAG AGCTGCCATCGAGTATGAGAAGAAAGGATATGCAGAAAACTATGAACATGGTCAAGTTATGGAGAAAAAACTGATTTCCATGGCTCGGGAGCTGGAAAAACTTCGTGCAGAGATTGCGAATGCAGGCAAGAGAAGTCATGCTGCTGGAGTTAGTGGTGGTAATCCGG caGCACCTGGTTATAATGTAAATTACGGAAACCCTGAAGCTGGATATACTGGAAACACTTATCCTGTCACCTATGGCATTAATCCT GGTGGTGTGGATGGTTATTCTCAGTATGGACCTGGTGCTGGTACCTGGAGTGCATATGACATGCAGAGAGCTCAAGGACATCGCTAG
- the LOC105766297 gene encoding protein FLX-like 1 isoform X2, protein MSGRNRGPPPLPMKGPPHPGLLPPVHEPPYARGLGPMPPHPALLDELRETQFGLGPGGLPPHPAIFEERLAAQLQEIQGLLADNQRLAATHVALKQELEAAQHELHRMARYADSLRMEKDVQMKEMYEKSVRLEVDLRGVEAMRAELVKVNADIKQLSAVRQDLTGQVQVMSQDLARFTGELQQAPVLKAEIENVKQELQRARAAIEYEKKGYAENYEHGQVMEKKLISMARELEKLRAEIANAGKRSHAAGVSGGNPAPGYNVNYGNPEAGYTGNTYPVTYGINPGGVDGYSQYGPGAGTWSAYDMQRAQGHR, encoded by the exons ATGTCTGGAAGAAATCGTGGGCCACCGCCTCTTCCAATGAAAGGGCCTCCTCATCCTGGATTACTGCCTCCAGTACATGAACCCCCATATGCTAGAGGGCTAGGACCAATGCCACCACACCCGGCTTTACTTGATGAATTACGAGAAACCCAATTTGGGTTGGGTCCTGGAGGCCTCCCTCCCCACCCTGCGATCTTTGAGGAACGTCTTGCAGCTCAACTGCAAGAGATTCAAGGCCTCCTAGCAGATAACCAGAGGCTGGCAGCTACTCATGTTGCATTAAAGCAGGAATTGGAGGCTGCTCAGCATGAGTTACATCGTATGGCTCGTTATGCAGATTCTTTGAGAATGGAGAAGGATGTTCAGATGAAGGAGATGTATGAGAAGTCAGTTAGACTGGAGGTTGATCTTCGTGGTGTGGAGGCTATGCGAGCTGAACTTGTTAAGGTTAATGCTGATATTAAGCAGCTTAGTGCTGTGAGGCAGGATCTTACAGGTCAGGTACAGGTCATGAGTCAAGATTTGGCTAGATTTACTGGAGAATTGCAACAGGCTCCTGTGTTGAAGGCAGAGATTGAAAATGTGAAACAGGAACTGCAACGTGCAAG AGCTGCCATCGAGTATGAGAAGAAAGGATATGCAGAAAACTATGAACATGGTCAAGTTATGGAGAAAAAACTGATTTCCATGGCTCGGGAGCTGGAAAAACTTCGTGCAGAGATTGCGAATGCAGGCAAGAGAAGTCATGCTGCTGGAGTTAGTGGTGGTAATCCGG CACCTGGTTATAATGTAAATTACGGAAACCCTGAAGCTGGATATACTGGAAACACTTATCCTGTCACCTATGGCATTAATCCT GGTGGTGTGGATGGTTATTCTCAGTATGGACCTGGTGCTGGTACCTGGAGTGCATATGACATGCAGAGAGCTCAAGGACATCGCTAG